A genomic stretch from Bos javanicus breed banteng chromosome 3, ARS-OSU_banteng_1.0, whole genome shotgun sequence includes:
- the PDE4B gene encoding cAMP-specific 3',5'-cyclic phosphodiesterase 4B isoform X3, producing the protein MPEANYLLSVSWGYIKFKRMLNRELTHLSEMSRSGNQVSEYISNTFLDKQNDVEIPSPTQKDREKKKKQQLMTQISGVKKLMHSSSLNNTSISRFGVNTENEDHLAKELEDLNKWGLNIFNVAGYSHNRPLTCIMYAIFQERDLLKTFKISSDTFVTYMMTLEDHYHADVAYHNSLHAADVAQSTHVLLSTPALDAVFTDLEILAAIFAAAIHDVDHPGVSNQFLINTNSELALMYNDESVLENHHLAVGFKLLQEEHCDIFQNLTKKQRQTLRKMVIDMVLATDMSKHMSLLADLKTMVETKKVTSSGVLLLDNYTDRIQVLRNMVHCADLSNPTKSLELYRQWTDRIMEEFFQQGDKERERGMEISPMCDKHTASVEKSQVGFIDYIVHPLWETWADLVQPDAQDILDTLEDNRNWYQSMIPQSPSPPLDEQNRDCQGLMEKFQFELTLEEEDSEGPEKDGEGHSYFGSTKTLCVIDPENRDPLGETEVDITTEDKSPIDT; encoded by the exons ACAAACAGAATGACGTGGAGATTCCATCTCCCACCCAGAAagacagggagaaaaagaaaaagcaacagctCATGACACAAATAAGCGGAGTGAAAAAACTGATGCATAGTTCAAGCTTAAATAATACAAGCATCTCACGCTTTGGAGTCAACacggaaaatgaagatcatctAGCCAAG GAGCTGGAAGACCTGAACAAATGGGGCCTTAACATCTTCAATGTAGCTGGATATTCACATAATAGGCCCCTAACATGCATCATGTATGCCATATTCCAG GAAAGAGACCTCCTGAAGACATTCAAAATCTCATCTGACACCTTTGTTACCTACATGATGACTTTGGAAGACCATTACCATGCAGATGTGGCGTACCATAACAGCCTACATGCTGCTGATGTGGCCCAGTCAACCCATGTTCTTCTTTCTACGCCAGCTTTAGAT GCCGTCTTCACAGATTTGGAAATTCTGGCTGCCATTTTTGCAGCTGCTATCCATGACGTTGATCATCCTGGAGTCTCCAATCAGTTTCTCATCAACACAA ATTCAGAACTTGCTTTGATGTATAACGATGAGTCTGTGTTGGAAAACCATCACCTTGCCGTGGGTTTCAAACTGCTCCAAGAAGAACACTGTGACATCTTCCAGAATCTCACCAAGAAGCAACGTCAAACACTCAGGAAGATGGTTATTGACATG GTCTTAGCAACTGACATGTCCAAACACATGAGCCTGCTGGCAGACCTGAAGACAATGGTAGAAACAAAGAAAGTTACAAGTTCGGGTGTTCTTCTCCTGGACAACTATACTGATCGTATTCAG GTCCTTCGCAACATGGTACACTGTGCAGACCTGAGTAACCCCACCAAGTCCCTGGAATTGTATCGACAGTGGACAGACCGAATCATGGAGGAATTTTTCCAGCAGGGAGACAAAGAGCGGGAGAGGGGAATGGAGATCAGCCCCATGTGTGATAAGCACACAGCTTCTGTGGAAAAATCCCAG gtgGGCTTCATCGACTACATTGTCCATCccttgtgggagacctgggcggACCTGGTGCAGCCTGATGCCCAGGACATTCTGGATACTTTAGAAGATAACAGGAACTGGTATCAGAGCATGATACCCCAGAGCCCCTCCCCACCACTGGACGAGCAGAACAGAGACTGCCAAGGTCTGATGGAGAAGTTTCAGTTTGAACTAACCCTCGAAGAGGAGGATTCTGAAGGCCCCGAAAAAGATGGCGAGGGCCACAGCTATTTTGGCAGCACAAAGACGCTCTGTGTGATCGATCCAGAAAATAGGGATCCTCTGGGAGAGACTGAGGTAGATATCACCACAGAAGACAAGTCCCCGATCGACACATAA